GTCGAGGCGCTGCGCCTGTTCGCCGAGGCCGAGCAGGCGGGTGTCGCCAATGCGCGGATGGCCGAGGATCGCGGGCTGGCCTTCGACCTCGTCGGCGATTCCGCCAGCGCGCAGCAATTGTACCGGCTCGCGCTGGCCAGTGGGGCCGGTCCCGAAGCGACCCGCCGCCTGGCCCTGAGCCTGGCAATTTCGGGCGATCGGGAGGGCTTCGAAGGCGCCTTGCTTCCCTTGCTGCAACAGCGCGATGTCGCCGCCTTCCGTACCCGCGCTTTCGGCTTGGCGATCCTGGGTGACGCGCGCGAGGCGAAGGACATCGCCAACACCATGCTGCCCGCAGGGATCGGCGGACGCATGGCGGCCTATTTCGAATATATGCCGCGGCTGACCAAGGCGCAGCAGGCGGCAGCGGGCAATCTGGGCGTCTTCCCGCGCACCGCCAGCATCGGCACGGACGATGCCGGGATTGCCGGTTATGCGGGCGATGCGGTGCAGATCGCCCGTGCCGGACCGCCGCCAGTGCGGCAGGCCTCCACGCCTTCGCCCGCCGCCGCCGATCCGCGCTCTCGCCAGACCCGGCGTCGTCCCGATCTGACGGGCAGCAAGGCTACGAGCGCAGGAGCGAGCGCCGGCGCATCGGTTGCGGCTCCAGCACCAGCGCCAGATGATGTGCCCTCGTCTCCTCCGGCCGCGTCAGCGGTCCCCGCGCCGAGCCCTGCGCCTTCGCTGACGACAACGCTTACCGAACCAGAACCCGCGCCGCAGCCGGACACTGCCCCGGTGGTCATAGCGCGCGCAGACCCACCGCCATCGGTTCCGATGGGTACGACAGTCCTGCCATCGCCCGCGCCACCGCCGCCGCCCGCGCCCATCCAACCGGAGCCCGAGCCGCAGCCCGCATCGGTCGCCGATGCCTTCGATGGTTTCACGCTTGCGCCCGGCACGCCGACGCCTTCGGCCAGCGGCGCGGTGGATATCACGCGCCTCGCCATCCCGCGCGAACGCGAAGAACCCAAGCCGCCGCCGCCGCCCGCCCATCCGGCCCGGCACTGGGTGCAGGTCGCGACCGGCAAGGACGTTTCGGCGCTCAAGTTCGACTGGCGCCGGATTTCGCGCAAGGCGGAGGGCAAGCTCGACGGCAAGGGGCCGTTCGTCACCCCCTGGGTCGAGGCCAATCGCCTGCTGTCCGGCCCCTATGACAGCGCCGCGAAGGCGCGCGAAATGGTCAAGGAACTCAAGGAATTGGGCGTCGACTGTTTCACCTTCACCAGCGCCGAGG
This genomic window from Qipengyuania sp. HL-TH1 contains:
- a CDS encoding tetratricopeptide repeat protein is translated as MISTGRLAAAVALLALAAQAERVSAQREIVQPLPAEGERRLGDALSRLARNSLDVTALLDAGEAALELGDIDAAIGFFGRANELSPGNSRSKVGLAKAYTRSRRPVEALRLFAEAEQAGVANARMAEDRGLAFDLVGDSASAQQLYRLALASGAGPEATRRLALSLAISGDREGFEGALLPLLQQRDVAAFRTRAFGLAILGDAREAKDIANTMLPAGIGGRMAAYFEYMPRLTKAQQAAAGNLGVFPRTASIGTDDAGIAGYAGDAVQIARAGPPPVRQASTPSPAAADPRSRQTRRRPDLTGSKATSAGASAGASVAAPAPAPDDVPSSPPAASAVPAPSPAPSLTTTLTEPEPAPQPDTAPVVIARADPPPSVPMGTTVLPSPAPPPPPAPIQPEPEPQPASVADAFDGFTLAPGTPTPSASGAVDITRLAIPREREEPKPPPPPAHPARHWVQVATGKDVSALKFDWRRISRKAEGKLDGKGPFVTPWVEANRLLSGPYDSAAKAREMVKELKELGVDCFTFTSAEGEVIEKL